The genome window ATGCCAACATTTAGAGAAGCGTGTGAAAGGCTTGGTTTAATCGGAGACGACAAAGAATGGGCCACCACTATTGAAGAGGCTGCTGAGTGGGCTGCAGCTGCTGAACTAAGATCTCTCTTTACTTGCATACTCCTTCACTGTGATGTTTCAAATCCTCGAAGGTTGTGGGAGACAAATTGGAAATGTATGTCAGATGACATAAACCGTAGTATAGGCCTTGCAATTACCACTCATTCAGCGGTCATAGCCGATCAAGACCTACAACAGTATGTACTACGGGAATTGGAAACTCTTCTTAATACGAACTCAACTTCACGGTCATTGGTTGACTACGGTCTACCGATGCCAGATGCTTCTGTGGTTTCAGCGCTTGGGAACAGCCTTCTTTTAGAAGAGAAAAGCTATGACAGAGACGCCTTACGCATTGAACACATGAGTCTTCACGAGGGCCTTCGACCAGGTCAGCTAGCTGTATACAACGCAGTCATGTCTTCATTTGAAAATGGAACTCAATGTTTGCTTTTTGTCTACGGTCATGGTGGAACAGGAAAGACATACTTATGGAAAACGATCATTGCACGTCTTAGATCAAGAGGTGAGGTTGTACTTGCTGTTGCAGCATCAGGTATCGCATCACTATTGCTTCCATCTTGTAGGACTGCACACTCCAGATTTAAAATCCCATTGGAGCTAATTGAAGAATCCATCTGTTACATAAAGAAGAAGTCAAACCTATGTAATTTGCTTTTGCAAACCACTCTAATAATATGGGACGAGGCTCCAATGAGTGATCGCAGATGTTTAGAATCCTTGGATAAGACACTTAAGGATTTAACATCAAACACTTCGCAATATTTTGGCGGGAAATCAGTTTTACTAGGAAGCGACTTCAGGCAAACATTACCAGTAAAACCTAAAAGCACAAAAGCTAAGGTTATCGCAGCTTGCCTACCCAATTCATACTTATGGAAACATCTTACTATGTATAGGCGCACTGAAAACATGCGCATAGAATCTCTTTCAACAACCTCAGCTACAAGAGCACAGTTGCAAAATTTTTCAGAATGGCTTCTAAGAATAGGGGACGGGAAGGAAGGTGTCGTCGTGGATTTTGCAGAACCTAACATCAGAAAGATTGAAATACCACCCGAGTTCATATTGAAGGAACCGAATGATGGCCTTCAAAAACTGATTTCTTTCATTTATGATGCTCAACTACTAGCAAATCCATCACCAGCTGCAATATCAGAACGTGCTATTATATGCCCAAAGAACAACACAGTTGACGAGATAAATGACTTGGTTCATGCAATGTCACCTGGGGAATGCACCTCATATTTCAGTACTGATTcaatggttccacattcaaaGGATGGGGGCAAGATAGACGCTATGTACCCACCTGAATACTTAAATGTGCTTAATTTCAATGGTATACCCGGTCATTGTTTACGCCTTAAAAAATAGCCCTATCATGTTAATGCGTAACATGGATAAAAAAACGGCTTATGTAATGGCACTCGACTTTTGGTTACACAAC of Helianthus annuus cultivar XRQ/B chromosome 1, HanXRQr2.0-SUNRISE, whole genome shotgun sequence contains these proteins:
- the LOC110911704 gene encoding uncharacterized protein LOC110911704, with translation MPTFREACERLGLIGDDKEWATTIEEAAEWAAAAELRSLFTCILLHCDVSNPRRLWETNWKCMSDDINRSIGLAITTHSAVIADQDLQQYVLRELETLLNTNSTSRSLVDYGLPMPDASVVSALGNSLLLEEKSYDRDALRIEHMSLHEGLRPGQLAVYNAVMSSFENGTQCLLFVYGHGGTGKTYLWKTIIARLRSRGEVVLAVAASGIASLLLPSCRTAHSRFKIPLELIEESICYIKKKSNLCNLLLQTTLIIWDEAPMSDRRCLESLDKTLKDLTSNTSQYFGGKSVLLGSDFRQTLPVKPKSTKAKVIAACLPNSYLWKHLTMYRRTENMRIESLSTTSATRAQLQNFSEWLLRIGDGKEGVVVDFAEPNIRKIEIPPEFILKEPNDGLQKLISFIYDAQLLANPSPAAISERAIICPKNNTVDEINDLVHAMSPGECTSYFSTDSMVPHSKDGGKIDAMYPPEYLNVLNFNGIPGHCLRLKK